From the Camarhynchus parvulus chromosome 13, STF_HiC, whole genome shotgun sequence genome, one window contains:
- the LOC115908584 gene encoding uncharacterized protein LOC115908584, protein MRKASLLGTLLSHLSAEKVYAPGTAGAALPDPPVLLGLPNAWSYTTAPSVWCQQKMLGAAGAPQMAGQAEHEGTSSSSTSQKRLVLQTRIRCPNASSGRKERLRLLILDDKSNFHGCAKKPSALGNGPKIYRYPQYVRIQFFMLATREINQLSFPQGSTDQVDKNCFPVVSPSLASACSFLSEVLRGGKCLHPRMLMEHTITFVLEHLKDPFGNVEKVLLFFYKFYYCL, encoded by the exons ATGCGCAAGGCATCACTGCTTGGGACACTGCTTTCACACTTGTCTGCAGAGAAGGTCtatgctccaggcactgctggagcagctcttccAGATCCACCTGTGCTCTTGGGATTGCCTAATGCTTGGTCCTACACCACAGCACCCTCAGTTTGGTGTCAGCAGAagatgctgggagctgctggtgctcctcaGATGGCGGGTCAGGCTGAGCATGAGGGAACATCTTCATCCTCCACCTCCCAGAAAAGACTTGTGCTTCAGACCAG GATCAGATGCCCCAATGCCTCCTCAGGGAGAAAAGAGAGGCTGAGGTTGCTGATCTTGGATGACAAGAGCAACTTCCACGGCTGTGCCAAGAAGCCATCAGCACTTGGAAATGGGCCAAAGATATATAGATATCCCCAATATGTCAGGATACAATTTTTCATGTTGGCTACCAGAGAAATCAATCAACTGTCATTCCCTCAAGGATCCACTGATCAGGTGGATAAAAATTGCTTCCCAGTGgtttctcccagcctggccagtgCATGTTCCTTTTTGTCAGAGGTCCTCAGGGGAGGAAAGTGCTTGCATCCCAGAATGCTGATGGAGCACACCATCACATTTGTGCTGGAGCACTTGAAAGACCCTTTTGGCAATGTGGAAAAGgttcttctattcttttataAGTTCTACTATTGCTTATGA
- the ACSL6 gene encoding long-chain-fatty-acid--CoA ligase 6 isoform X2, whose amino-acid sequence MQAQEILRSLRLPEFDDLSQFFRNLPATALVGLGAFAAVVAYWFASRPRAVKPPCDLSMQSEEVEGLAGARRSVIGDSPQLLTHYYDDARTMYEVFRRGFNISENGPCLGFRKPKQPYQWLSYKEVAERAEALGSGLLQQGCKPSTKQFIGVFAQNRPEWIISELACYTYSMVVVPLYDTLGPGAIRYIVNTADISTVICDKPEKARILLDHVERKETPGLRSIILMDPFEKELTERGKSCGVRIQTMQEVEDCGRENRHVPVPPRPEDLSIVCFTSGTTGNPKGAMLTHGNVVADFSGFLKVTEKVIFPRQDDVLISFLPLAHMFERVIQVRNLPELTRPRGAPCVFFQSQWSPTCEDVHISYLPLAHMFERMVQSVVYCHGGRIGFFQGDIRLLSDDMKALRPTIFPVVPRLLNRMYDKIFSQADTSLKRWILEFAARRKKAEVRNGIIRNDSLWDKLFFNKIQASLGGCVRMIVTGAAPASPTVLGFLRAALGCQVYEGYGQTECTAGCTFTTPGDWTSGHVGAPLPCNLIRLKDVEELNYFASKGEGEICVKGPNVFKGYLKDEERTAEALDQEGWLHTGDIGKWLPNGTLKIIDRKKHIFKLAQGEYIAPEKIENIYIRSDPVAQIYVHGDSLQAFLVGIVVPDSEVMPGWAKKRGFEGTYAELCKNKELQQAIMEDMVRLGKESGLHSFEQVKAIYIHSDMFSVQNGLLTPTLKAKRPELRDYFKKQIEELYSSISI is encoded by the exons ATGCAGGCTCAGGAGATCCTGCGGAGCCTGCGGCTGCCCGAGTTCGATGACCTCAGCCAGTTCTTCCGCAACCTGCCGGCCACGGCGCTGGTGGGCCTGGGCGCCTTCGCTGCCGTCGTCGCCTACTGGTTCGCCAGCCGGCCGCGCGCCGTGAAGCCGCCCTGCGACCTGAGCATGCAGTCGGAAGAAGTCGAG GGCCTGGCCGGGGCGCGCCGCTCGGTGATCGGGGACAGCCCACAGCTGCTGACGCACTACTACGATGATGCCAGGACCATGTATGAGGTCTTCAGGAGGGGATTCAACATCTCTG AGAATGGCCCCTGCCTGGGCTTCAGGAAGCCCAAGCAGCCCTACCAGTGGCTGTCCTACAAGGAG GTGGCTGAAAGAGCAGAAGCTCTGGGTTCAGGCCttttgcagcagggctgcaagCCATCCACGAAGCAGTTCATTGGTGTCTTTGCTCAAAACCGCCCAGAG TGGATCATCTCTGAGCTGGCTTGCTACACCTATTCCATGGTGGTGGTTCCCCTGTATGACACCTTAGGTCCTGGAGCCATTCGGTACATTGTCAACACAG CTGACATTTCCACGGTCATTTGTGACAAGCCTGAAAAAGCCAGGATACTCCTTGACCACgtggagaggaaagaaacacCAGGCCTGAGGTCTATCATCCTGATGGACCCATTTGAGAAGGAGCtgacagagagagggaagagttGTGGGGTTCGCATCCAGACCATGCAGGAGGTGGAG GACTGTGGCCGTGAGAATAGACATGTGCCTGTG CCTCCTCGACCAGAAGATCTGTCAATTGTCTGTTTTACTAGTGGCACTACAG gaaaTCCCAAAGGTGCTATGCTGACCCATGGAAACGTGGTGGCggatttttcaggctttttgaAAGTGACGGAG AAAGTGATCTTTCCGAGACAGGACGATGTGCTCATCTCCTTCCTGCCTCTGGCTCACATGTTTGAAAGAGTTATACAGGTAAGAAACCTGCCTGAACTGACGAGGCCTCGTGGGGCTCCTTGTGTTTTCTTCCAGAGTCAGTGGTCTCCTACTTGTGAGGATGTACACATTTCCTATTTGCCTTTAGCACACATGTTTGAGAGAATGGTACAG TCTGTAGTGTACTGCCACGGAGGGCGAATTGGCTTCTTCCAAGGCGACATTCGCCTCCTGTCTGACGACATGAAGGCACTGCGGCCAACCATCTTCCCTGTCGTGCCACGGCTGCTGAACAGAATGTATGACAAG ATCTTCAGCCAGGCTGACACATCCCTCAAGCGCTGGATCCTGGAATTTGCGGCCAGACGGAAAAAGGCCGAAGTTCGAAATGGCATCATTAGAAATGACAGTTTGTGGGATAAACTTTTCTTTAATAAGATACAG GCAAGTCTTGGGGGGTGTGTCCGCATGATAGTGACAGGTGCTGCCCCTGCGTCCCCGACCGTCCTGGGCTTCCTCCGCGCAGCCCTCGGATGCCAG GTTTATGAAGGCTATGGCCAAACAGAATGCACAGCTGGATGCACCTTTACAACTCCAGGTGACTGGACATCag GTCATGTAGGAGCCCCTTTGCCCTGTAACTTAATCAGATTGAAGGATGTGGAAGaactgaattattttgcttccaaaggagaaggagag ATCTGTGTGAAAGGACCCAATGTGTTTAAAGGTTACTTGAAAGATGAAGAGAGGACAGCTGAGGCACTGGACCAGGAGGGCTGGCTTCACACAGGAGACATTGGAAAATGGTTACCT AATGGCACCCTTAAAATTATTGATCGGAAGAAGCATATATTTAAACTTGCTCAGGGAGAATACATTGCACCGGAGAAGATAGAGAATATCTACATCCGCAGTGACCCTGTTGCTCAGATCTATGTCCATGGAGACAGCCTGCAG GCCTTCCTGGTGGGAATTGTGGTGCCTGATTCCGAAGTCATGCCAGGTTGGGCAAAGAAAAGAGGGTTTGAAGGAACATATGCAGAACTCTGTAAAAATAAG gaactgcagcaggcGATAATGGAAGACATGGTACGGTTAGGGAAGGAGAGTGGGCTTCACTCCTTTGAGCAG
- the ACSL6 gene encoding long-chain-fatty-acid--CoA ligase 6 isoform X3 → MLAPLLGSAGSGWLLLEVAVSLVEKMQAQEILRSLRLPEFDDLSQFFRNLPATALVGLGAFAAVVAYWFASRPRAVKPPCDLSMQSEEVEGLAGARRSVIGDSPQLLTHYYDDARTMYEVFRRGFNISENGPCLGFRKPKQPYQWLSYKEVAERAEALGSGLLQQGCKPSTKQFIGVFAQNRPEWIISELACYTYSMVVVPLYDTLGPGAIRYIVNTADISTVICDKPEKARILLDHVERKETPGLRSIILMDPFEKELTERGKSCGVRIQTMQEVEDCGRENRHVPVPPRPEDLSIVCFTSGTTGNPKGAMLTHGNVVADFSGFLKVTEKVIFPRQDDVLISFLPLAHMFERVIQSVVYCHGGRIGFFQGDIRLLSDDMKALRPTIFPVVPRLLNRMYDKIFSQADTSLKRWILEFAARRKKAEVRNGIIRNDSLWDKLFFNKIQASLGGCVRMIVTGAAPASPTVLGFLRAALGCQVYEGYGQTECTAGCTFTTPGDWTSGHVGAPLPCNLIRLKDVEELNYFASKGEGEICVKGPNVFKGYLKDEERTAEALDQEGWLHTGDIGKWLPNGTLKIIDRKKHIFKLAQGEYIAPEKIENIYIRSDPVAQIYVHGDSLQAFLVGIVVPDSEVMPGWAKKRGFEGTYAELCKNKELQQAIMEDMVRLGKESGLHSFEQVKAIYIHSDMFSVQNGLLTPTLKAKRPELRDYFKKQIEELYSSISI, encoded by the exons AGGTTGCAGTTTCGCTGGTGGAGAAGATGCAGGCTCAGGAGATCCTGCGGAGCCTGCGGCTGCCCGAGTTCGATGACCTCAGCCAGTTCTTCCGCAACCTGCCGGCCACGGCGCTGGTGGGCCTGGGCGCCTTCGCTGCCGTCGTCGCCTACTGGTTCGCCAGCCGGCCGCGCGCCGTGAAGCCGCCCTGCGACCTGAGCATGCAGTCGGAAGAAGTCGAG GGCCTGGCCGGGGCGCGCCGCTCGGTGATCGGGGACAGCCCACAGCTGCTGACGCACTACTACGATGATGCCAGGACCATGTATGAGGTCTTCAGGAGGGGATTCAACATCTCTG AGAATGGCCCCTGCCTGGGCTTCAGGAAGCCCAAGCAGCCCTACCAGTGGCTGTCCTACAAGGAG GTGGCTGAAAGAGCAGAAGCTCTGGGTTCAGGCCttttgcagcagggctgcaagCCATCCACGAAGCAGTTCATTGGTGTCTTTGCTCAAAACCGCCCAGAG TGGATCATCTCTGAGCTGGCTTGCTACACCTATTCCATGGTGGTGGTTCCCCTGTATGACACCTTAGGTCCTGGAGCCATTCGGTACATTGTCAACACAG CTGACATTTCCACGGTCATTTGTGACAAGCCTGAAAAAGCCAGGATACTCCTTGACCACgtggagaggaaagaaacacCAGGCCTGAGGTCTATCATCCTGATGGACCCATTTGAGAAGGAGCtgacagagagagggaagagttGTGGGGTTCGCATCCAGACCATGCAGGAGGTGGAG GACTGTGGCCGTGAGAATAGACATGTGCCTGTG CCTCCTCGACCAGAAGATCTGTCAATTGTCTGTTTTACTAGTGGCACTACAG gaaaTCCCAAAGGTGCTATGCTGACCCATGGAAACGTGGTGGCggatttttcaggctttttgaAAGTGACGGAG AAAGTGATCTTTCCGAGACAGGACGATGTGCTCATCTCCTTCCTGCCTCTGGCTCACATGTTTGAAAGAGTTATACAG TCTGTAGTGTACTGCCACGGAGGGCGAATTGGCTTCTTCCAAGGCGACATTCGCCTCCTGTCTGACGACATGAAGGCACTGCGGCCAACCATCTTCCCTGTCGTGCCACGGCTGCTGAACAGAATGTATGACAAG ATCTTCAGCCAGGCTGACACATCCCTCAAGCGCTGGATCCTGGAATTTGCGGCCAGACGGAAAAAGGCCGAAGTTCGAAATGGCATCATTAGAAATGACAGTTTGTGGGATAAACTTTTCTTTAATAAGATACAG GCAAGTCTTGGGGGGTGTGTCCGCATGATAGTGACAGGTGCTGCCCCTGCGTCCCCGACCGTCCTGGGCTTCCTCCGCGCAGCCCTCGGATGCCAG GTTTATGAAGGCTATGGCCAAACAGAATGCACAGCTGGATGCACCTTTACAACTCCAGGTGACTGGACATCag GTCATGTAGGAGCCCCTTTGCCCTGTAACTTAATCAGATTGAAGGATGTGGAAGaactgaattattttgcttccaaaggagaaggagag ATCTGTGTGAAAGGACCCAATGTGTTTAAAGGTTACTTGAAAGATGAAGAGAGGACAGCTGAGGCACTGGACCAGGAGGGCTGGCTTCACACAGGAGACATTGGAAAATGGTTACCT AATGGCACCCTTAAAATTATTGATCGGAAGAAGCATATATTTAAACTTGCTCAGGGAGAATACATTGCACCGGAGAAGATAGAGAATATCTACATCCGCAGTGACCCTGTTGCTCAGATCTATGTCCATGGAGACAGCCTGCAG GCCTTCCTGGTGGGAATTGTGGTGCCTGATTCCGAAGTCATGCCAGGTTGGGCAAAGAAAAGAGGGTTTGAAGGAACATATGCAGAACTCTGTAAAAATAAG gaactgcagcaggcGATAATGGAAGACATGGTACGGTTAGGGAAGGAGAGTGGGCTTCACTCCTTTGAGCAG
- the ACSL6 gene encoding long-chain-fatty-acid--CoA ligase 6 isoform X1, whose amino-acid sequence MLAPLLGSAGSGWLLLEVAVSLVEKMQAQEILRSLRLPEFDDLSQFFRNLPATALVGLGAFAAVVAYWFASRPRAVKPPCDLSMQSEEVEGLAGARRSVIGDSPQLLTHYYDDARTMYEVFRRGFNISENGPCLGFRKPKQPYQWLSYKEVAERAEALGSGLLQQGCKPSTKQFIGVFAQNRPEWIISELACYTYSMVVVPLYDTLGPGAIRYIVNTADISTVICDKPEKARILLDHVERKETPGLRSIILMDPFEKELTERGKSCGVRIQTMQEVEDCGRENRHVPVPPRPEDLSIVCFTSGTTGNPKGAMLTHGNVVADFSGFLKVTEKVIFPRQDDVLISFLPLAHMFERVIQVRNLPELTRPRGAPCVFFQSQWSPTCEDVHISYLPLAHMFERMVQSVVYCHGGRIGFFQGDIRLLSDDMKALRPTIFPVVPRLLNRMYDKIFSQADTSLKRWILEFAARRKKAEVRNGIIRNDSLWDKLFFNKIQASLGGCVRMIVTGAAPASPTVLGFLRAALGCQVYEGYGQTECTAGCTFTTPGDWTSGHVGAPLPCNLIRLKDVEELNYFASKGEGEICVKGPNVFKGYLKDEERTAEALDQEGWLHTGDIGKWLPNGTLKIIDRKKHIFKLAQGEYIAPEKIENIYIRSDPVAQIYVHGDSLQAFLVGIVVPDSEVMPGWAKKRGFEGTYAELCKNKELQQAIMEDMVRLGKESGLHSFEQVKAIYIHSDMFSVQNGLLTPTLKAKRPELRDYFKKQIEELYSSISI is encoded by the exons AGGTTGCAGTTTCGCTGGTGGAGAAGATGCAGGCTCAGGAGATCCTGCGGAGCCTGCGGCTGCCCGAGTTCGATGACCTCAGCCAGTTCTTCCGCAACCTGCCGGCCACGGCGCTGGTGGGCCTGGGCGCCTTCGCTGCCGTCGTCGCCTACTGGTTCGCCAGCCGGCCGCGCGCCGTGAAGCCGCCCTGCGACCTGAGCATGCAGTCGGAAGAAGTCGAG GGCCTGGCCGGGGCGCGCCGCTCGGTGATCGGGGACAGCCCACAGCTGCTGACGCACTACTACGATGATGCCAGGACCATGTATGAGGTCTTCAGGAGGGGATTCAACATCTCTG AGAATGGCCCCTGCCTGGGCTTCAGGAAGCCCAAGCAGCCCTACCAGTGGCTGTCCTACAAGGAG GTGGCTGAAAGAGCAGAAGCTCTGGGTTCAGGCCttttgcagcagggctgcaagCCATCCACGAAGCAGTTCATTGGTGTCTTTGCTCAAAACCGCCCAGAG TGGATCATCTCTGAGCTGGCTTGCTACACCTATTCCATGGTGGTGGTTCCCCTGTATGACACCTTAGGTCCTGGAGCCATTCGGTACATTGTCAACACAG CTGACATTTCCACGGTCATTTGTGACAAGCCTGAAAAAGCCAGGATACTCCTTGACCACgtggagaggaaagaaacacCAGGCCTGAGGTCTATCATCCTGATGGACCCATTTGAGAAGGAGCtgacagagagagggaagagttGTGGGGTTCGCATCCAGACCATGCAGGAGGTGGAG GACTGTGGCCGTGAGAATAGACATGTGCCTGTG CCTCCTCGACCAGAAGATCTGTCAATTGTCTGTTTTACTAGTGGCACTACAG gaaaTCCCAAAGGTGCTATGCTGACCCATGGAAACGTGGTGGCggatttttcaggctttttgaAAGTGACGGAG AAAGTGATCTTTCCGAGACAGGACGATGTGCTCATCTCCTTCCTGCCTCTGGCTCACATGTTTGAAAGAGTTATACAGGTAAGAAACCTGCCTGAACTGACGAGGCCTCGTGGGGCTCCTTGTGTTTTCTTCCAGAGTCAGTGGTCTCCTACTTGTGAGGATGTACACATTTCCTATTTGCCTTTAGCACACATGTTTGAGAGAATGGTACAG TCTGTAGTGTACTGCCACGGAGGGCGAATTGGCTTCTTCCAAGGCGACATTCGCCTCCTGTCTGACGACATGAAGGCACTGCGGCCAACCATCTTCCCTGTCGTGCCACGGCTGCTGAACAGAATGTATGACAAG ATCTTCAGCCAGGCTGACACATCCCTCAAGCGCTGGATCCTGGAATTTGCGGCCAGACGGAAAAAGGCCGAAGTTCGAAATGGCATCATTAGAAATGACAGTTTGTGGGATAAACTTTTCTTTAATAAGATACAG GCAAGTCTTGGGGGGTGTGTCCGCATGATAGTGACAGGTGCTGCCCCTGCGTCCCCGACCGTCCTGGGCTTCCTCCGCGCAGCCCTCGGATGCCAG GTTTATGAAGGCTATGGCCAAACAGAATGCACAGCTGGATGCACCTTTACAACTCCAGGTGACTGGACATCag GTCATGTAGGAGCCCCTTTGCCCTGTAACTTAATCAGATTGAAGGATGTGGAAGaactgaattattttgcttccaaaggagaaggagag ATCTGTGTGAAAGGACCCAATGTGTTTAAAGGTTACTTGAAAGATGAAGAGAGGACAGCTGAGGCACTGGACCAGGAGGGCTGGCTTCACACAGGAGACATTGGAAAATGGTTACCT AATGGCACCCTTAAAATTATTGATCGGAAGAAGCATATATTTAAACTTGCTCAGGGAGAATACATTGCACCGGAGAAGATAGAGAATATCTACATCCGCAGTGACCCTGTTGCTCAGATCTATGTCCATGGAGACAGCCTGCAG GCCTTCCTGGTGGGAATTGTGGTGCCTGATTCCGAAGTCATGCCAGGTTGGGCAAAGAAAAGAGGGTTTGAAGGAACATATGCAGAACTCTGTAAAAATAAG gaactgcagcaggcGATAATGGAAGACATGGTACGGTTAGGGAAGGAGAGTGGGCTTCACTCCTTTGAGCAG
- the ACSL6 gene encoding long-chain-fatty-acid--CoA ligase 6 isoform X4 has translation MLAPLLGSAGSGWLLLEVAVSLVEKMQAQEILRSLRLPEFDDLSQFFRNLPATALVGLGAFAAVVAYWFASRPRAVKPPCDLSMQSEEVEGLAGARRSVIGDSPQLLTHYYDDARTMYEVFRRGFNISENGPCLGFRKPKQPYQWLSYKEVAERAEALGSGLLQQGCKPSTKQFIGVFAQNRPEWIISELACYTYSMVVVPLYDTLGPGAIRYIVNTADISTVICDKPEKARILLDHVERKETPGLRSIILMDPFEKELTERGKSCGVRIQTMQEVEDCGRENRHVPVPPRPEDLSIVCFTSGTTGNPKGAMLTHGNVVADFSGFLKVTESQWSPTCEDVHISYLPLAHMFERMVQSVVYCHGGRIGFFQGDIRLLSDDMKALRPTIFPVVPRLLNRMYDKIFSQADTSLKRWILEFAARRKKAEVRNGIIRNDSLWDKLFFNKIQASLGGCVRMIVTGAAPASPTVLGFLRAALGCQVYEGYGQTECTAGCTFTTPGDWTSGHVGAPLPCNLIRLKDVEELNYFASKGEGEICVKGPNVFKGYLKDEERTAEALDQEGWLHTGDIGKWLPNGTLKIIDRKKHIFKLAQGEYIAPEKIENIYIRSDPVAQIYVHGDSLQAFLVGIVVPDSEVMPGWAKKRGFEGTYAELCKNKELQQAIMEDMVRLGKESGLHSFEQVKAIYIHSDMFSVQNGLLTPTLKAKRPELRDYFKKQIEELYSSISI, from the exons AGGTTGCAGTTTCGCTGGTGGAGAAGATGCAGGCTCAGGAGATCCTGCGGAGCCTGCGGCTGCCCGAGTTCGATGACCTCAGCCAGTTCTTCCGCAACCTGCCGGCCACGGCGCTGGTGGGCCTGGGCGCCTTCGCTGCCGTCGTCGCCTACTGGTTCGCCAGCCGGCCGCGCGCCGTGAAGCCGCCCTGCGACCTGAGCATGCAGTCGGAAGAAGTCGAG GGCCTGGCCGGGGCGCGCCGCTCGGTGATCGGGGACAGCCCACAGCTGCTGACGCACTACTACGATGATGCCAGGACCATGTATGAGGTCTTCAGGAGGGGATTCAACATCTCTG AGAATGGCCCCTGCCTGGGCTTCAGGAAGCCCAAGCAGCCCTACCAGTGGCTGTCCTACAAGGAG GTGGCTGAAAGAGCAGAAGCTCTGGGTTCAGGCCttttgcagcagggctgcaagCCATCCACGAAGCAGTTCATTGGTGTCTTTGCTCAAAACCGCCCAGAG TGGATCATCTCTGAGCTGGCTTGCTACACCTATTCCATGGTGGTGGTTCCCCTGTATGACACCTTAGGTCCTGGAGCCATTCGGTACATTGTCAACACAG CTGACATTTCCACGGTCATTTGTGACAAGCCTGAAAAAGCCAGGATACTCCTTGACCACgtggagaggaaagaaacacCAGGCCTGAGGTCTATCATCCTGATGGACCCATTTGAGAAGGAGCtgacagagagagggaagagttGTGGGGTTCGCATCCAGACCATGCAGGAGGTGGAG GACTGTGGCCGTGAGAATAGACATGTGCCTGTG CCTCCTCGACCAGAAGATCTGTCAATTGTCTGTTTTACTAGTGGCACTACAG gaaaTCCCAAAGGTGCTATGCTGACCCATGGAAACGTGGTGGCggatttttcaggctttttgaAAGTGACGGAG AGTCAGTGGTCTCCTACTTGTGAGGATGTACACATTTCCTATTTGCCTTTAGCACACATGTTTGAGAGAATGGTACAG TCTGTAGTGTACTGCCACGGAGGGCGAATTGGCTTCTTCCAAGGCGACATTCGCCTCCTGTCTGACGACATGAAGGCACTGCGGCCAACCATCTTCCCTGTCGTGCCACGGCTGCTGAACAGAATGTATGACAAG ATCTTCAGCCAGGCTGACACATCCCTCAAGCGCTGGATCCTGGAATTTGCGGCCAGACGGAAAAAGGCCGAAGTTCGAAATGGCATCATTAGAAATGACAGTTTGTGGGATAAACTTTTCTTTAATAAGATACAG GCAAGTCTTGGGGGGTGTGTCCGCATGATAGTGACAGGTGCTGCCCCTGCGTCCCCGACCGTCCTGGGCTTCCTCCGCGCAGCCCTCGGATGCCAG GTTTATGAAGGCTATGGCCAAACAGAATGCACAGCTGGATGCACCTTTACAACTCCAGGTGACTGGACATCag GTCATGTAGGAGCCCCTTTGCCCTGTAACTTAATCAGATTGAAGGATGTGGAAGaactgaattattttgcttccaaaggagaaggagag ATCTGTGTGAAAGGACCCAATGTGTTTAAAGGTTACTTGAAAGATGAAGAGAGGACAGCTGAGGCACTGGACCAGGAGGGCTGGCTTCACACAGGAGACATTGGAAAATGGTTACCT AATGGCACCCTTAAAATTATTGATCGGAAGAAGCATATATTTAAACTTGCTCAGGGAGAATACATTGCACCGGAGAAGATAGAGAATATCTACATCCGCAGTGACCCTGTTGCTCAGATCTATGTCCATGGAGACAGCCTGCAG GCCTTCCTGGTGGGAATTGTGGTGCCTGATTCCGAAGTCATGCCAGGTTGGGCAAAGAAAAGAGGGTTTGAAGGAACATATGCAGAACTCTGTAAAAATAAG gaactgcagcaggcGATAATGGAAGACATGGTACGGTTAGGGAAGGAGAGTGGGCTTCACTCCTTTGAGCAG